From a single Hymenobacter sp. YIM 151500-1 genomic region:
- a CDS encoding endonuclease III domain-containing protein, with protein sequence MLAPAVTYTSPPADKALADHQILHEFYGPVPTAPRRTPMRELISTILSHRTTHADEELAYDRMLEAFGDWAGVLAAPTAELAHAIRTTRWPDTQAPRIQEVLRRIQAQTGGEFMLDFLADWPLEQAMQWLTDMPGIGLKTASLVLLFNFRKPVLPVDAHVHRVAQRVGFLGPKVSVEKAHAVLLALLPTDAEQLYNFHKHNYWHGQQICFFLKPNCARCPLKGFCNYYQEHYGPATAEALAATPTQWNAAWGKLPH encoded by the coding sequence ATGCTTGCTCCCGCCGTTACCTACACCTCGCCGCCGGCTGATAAGGCCCTGGCCGACCACCAGATTCTGCACGAATTTTATGGCCCTGTGCCCACGGCGCCCCGGCGCACGCCCATGCGGGAGCTGATTAGCACCATCCTTTCGCACCGCACCACCCACGCCGACGAGGAGCTGGCCTACGACCGGATGCTGGAAGCCTTCGGGGATTGGGCCGGGGTGCTGGCGGCGCCTACTGCGGAGCTGGCCCACGCCATCCGCACTACGCGCTGGCCCGATACCCAGGCCCCGCGCATTCAGGAAGTGCTGCGCCGAATTCAGGCCCAGACCGGGGGCGAGTTCATGCTGGATTTCTTGGCCGACTGGCCGCTGGAGCAAGCTATGCAGTGGCTGACCGACATGCCCGGCATCGGCTTGAAAACCGCCTCGCTGGTGCTGCTGTTCAACTTCCGCAAGCCTGTGCTGCCCGTGGATGCGCACGTGCACCGCGTGGCTCAGCGGGTAGGTTTTCTAGGGCCTAAAGTATCGGTGGAGAAGGCCCACGCGGTGCTGTTGGCTTTGCTGCCCACGGATGCCGAGCAGCTCTACAACTTTCATAAGCACAACTACTGGCACGGCCAGCAGATTTGCTTTTTCCTGAAACCCAATTGCGCCCGTTGTCCGCTCAAAGGCTTCTGCAACTACTACCAGGAGCACTACGGTCCGGCTACCGCCGAGGCCTTAGCCGCCACGCCCACCCAGTGGAATGCGGCCTGGGGCAAGCTGCCGCACTAA
- a CDS encoding radical SAM protein, with product MRLVRHPVLCNYYVTYRCNARCSFCDIWEKPSPYIRLEDVEQNLRDLKRLGVSVVDFTGGEPLLHRQIHEFVGLAHDMGFITTLTTNCLLYPKYAERLRGKVDMLHFSLDASEKEVHDRGRGVACYDFVLESIRVARELGERPDILFTVFRQNLQDLEKVYQEITQPNKLLLILNPAFEYNSVETGEQLTSEELDYLSAFGKRRGVYLNEAFVQLRRDGGNHVAAPVCRAASTTLVVSPSNELVLPCYHLGEQKFPINGQLFELYHSPAVQRLAALEGRLPQCEGCTINCYMQPSFAVETSKYFWQALPSTLKYNWEKGTWKRMVKW from the coding sequence ATGCGCTTGGTTCGTCATCCGGTTTTGTGCAACTACTACGTCACCTACCGGTGCAATGCGCGCTGCTCGTTCTGCGACATTTGGGAAAAACCTTCGCCCTATATCCGGCTGGAAGATGTGGAGCAGAACCTGCGGGACCTGAAGCGCCTGGGCGTGTCGGTGGTGGACTTTACGGGTGGGGAGCCGCTGCTGCACCGCCAGATTCACGAGTTTGTGGGCCTGGCCCACGACATGGGCTTTATCACTACGCTCACCACCAATTGCCTGCTTTACCCCAAGTACGCCGAGCGCCTGCGGGGCAAAGTAGATATGCTGCACTTCTCCCTGGACGCCTCCGAAAAAGAAGTGCACGACCGGGGCCGGGGCGTAGCCTGCTACGATTTTGTGCTGGAAAGCATTCGGGTGGCGCGCGAGCTGGGCGAGCGGCCCGATATCTTGTTCACCGTCTTCCGCCAGAACCTACAGGACCTGGAAAAGGTGTACCAGGAAATCACCCAGCCCAACAAGCTGCTGCTTATCCTGAACCCGGCGTTCGAGTACAACAGCGTGGAAACCGGGGAACAGCTGACCAGCGAGGAGCTTGACTACCTCTCGGCTTTTGGCAAGCGTCGGGGCGTATACCTGAACGAGGCTTTCGTGCAGCTGCGCCGCGACGGCGGCAACCACGTGGCCGCGCCCGTGTGCCGGGCGGCCAGCACCACCCTGGTCGTTTCGCCCAGCAACGAGCTGGTGCTGCCCTGCTACCACCTCGGCGAGCAGAAATTTCCCATCAATGGGCAGCTTTTCGAGCTCTACCATTCGCCCGCAGTGCAGCGCCTGGCCGCCCTGGAAGGCCGCCTGCCCCAGTGCGAGGGGTGCACCATCAACTGCTACATGCAGCCCAGCTTTGCCGTCGAAACCAGCAAATATTTCTGGCAAGCCCTGCCCAGCACGCTCAAGTACAACTGGGAAAAGGGCACGTGGAAGCGGATGGTGAAGTGGTGA
- a CDS encoding gamma carbonic anhydrase family protein, whose protein sequence is MPALILPVNGVLPEFGPDCFLADNATIAGDVVCGAECTFWFNAVVRGDVNRIRIGDKTNVQDGAVLHCTYQRAATTIGSRVSIGHKAIVHGCTVEDDVLIGMGAIVMDHAVVGAGCIIAAGAVVLENTQCEPGYLYAGVPARRIKLVSEEQRRNMLRTADNYVLYASWFKEKTTE, encoded by the coding sequence ATGCCTGCTCTTATCCTGCCCGTTAACGGCGTCTTGCCCGAATTTGGCCCCGATTGTTTCCTGGCTGATAATGCCACCATTGCAGGCGACGTGGTGTGCGGAGCTGAGTGCACGTTCTGGTTTAATGCCGTGGTGCGCGGCGACGTGAACCGTATCCGCATCGGCGACAAAACCAACGTGCAGGACGGGGCCGTGCTTCACTGCACCTACCAGCGGGCGGCCACCACCATCGGCTCCCGCGTGAGCATCGGCCACAAGGCCATTGTGCACGGCTGCACCGTCGAGGACGACGTGCTCATCGGTATGGGGGCTATTGTGATGGACCACGCCGTGGTGGGAGCGGGCTGCATCATTGCGGCTGGGGCTGTGGTGCTGGAAAATACTCAGTGCGAGCCGGGCTACCTCTACGCCGGCGTGCCGGCCCGCCGCATCAAGCTAGTTAGTGAGGAGCAGCGCCGGAACATGCTGCGCACGGCCGATAATTATGTGCTGTATGCCAGCTGGTTCAAAGAAAAAACAACGGAATAA
- a CDS encoding hemolysin family protein: MLVLANGFFVAAEFAIVKVRLSQMELRAQEGNWFAKLTLRLLHKLDAYLSATQLGITIASLLLGWIGEGVVVDIVLAIVHGLGYEMTNAAAHSLAVPISFGLITFMHIVFGELVPKSLAIQRAEMTSMVVAVPLQAFYFLTFPVIWVMNKISNAVLRLMGVQPASEHEVHTTEELRLLLDQSKQGGELQDSEHELIENVFQFNDRMVKQIMVPRTKIVAIDVSTPQDALLETVYNEGYSRIPVYEGNIDNIVGVLYVKDLLQIIRRQEPIVLSKIMRPAYFVPETKKINRLLRQFQRKHMHMAIVSDEFGGVSGIVTIEDIMEELVGEIQDEYDNEVPVVEKVSDNEYRVNTATPIPDANEYLPYPLPEGDDYETVGGLLNVIYGNIPEVGDVAVLDNYEFRVLKRSRRAVELVQLRVTDTAEREVEADETLAL; the protein is encoded by the coding sequence TTGCTGGTTTTGGCAAATGGGTTTTTCGTGGCGGCTGAGTTTGCTATTGTTAAAGTCCGCCTTTCGCAGATGGAGTTGCGCGCACAGGAGGGCAACTGGTTTGCCAAGCTCACGCTGCGCCTGCTACACAAACTGGATGCTTACCTCTCGGCCACGCAGCTGGGCATCACCATTGCCTCGCTACTGCTGGGCTGGATTGGGGAAGGAGTGGTGGTTGACATTGTACTGGCCATCGTGCATGGCCTGGGCTATGAAATGACCAATGCTGCCGCCCACAGCCTTGCCGTACCCATTTCGTTTGGCCTGATTACGTTCATGCACATCGTGTTTGGGGAGCTGGTGCCCAAGTCTCTGGCTATTCAGCGGGCTGAGATGACCAGCATGGTGGTGGCCGTGCCGCTACAGGCGTTTTACTTTCTCACCTTCCCCGTTATCTGGGTGATGAACAAGATTTCCAATGCCGTGCTGCGCCTGATGGGCGTTCAGCCGGCCTCGGAGCACGAGGTGCACACCACCGAGGAGCTGCGCCTGCTGCTCGACCAGAGCAAGCAGGGCGGGGAGCTGCAAGACTCGGAGCACGAGCTGATTGAGAACGTGTTTCAGTTTAATGACCGGATGGTAAAGCAAATCATGGTGCCCCGCACCAAGATTGTTGCCATCGACGTGAGCACCCCGCAGGATGCCCTGCTGGAAACGGTGTACAACGAAGGCTACTCGCGCATTCCGGTGTACGAGGGCAATATCGACAACATCGTGGGCGTGCTCTACGTGAAGGATTTGCTGCAAATCATTCGCCGCCAGGAGCCTATCGTGCTCAGCAAGATTATGCGGCCGGCCTACTTCGTGCCCGAAACCAAAAAGATTAACCGCTTGCTCCGTCAGTTTCAGCGCAAGCACATGCACATGGCCATCGTGTCCGACGAGTTTGGCGGAGTGTCGGGCATTGTCACCATCGAGGACATCATGGAGGAGCTGGTCGGCGAAATCCAGGACGAGTACGACAATGAGGTGCCGGTGGTGGAAAAGGTGTCGGACAACGAATACCGCGTCAACACCGCCACGCCCATCCCCGATGCCAACGAGTACCTCCCTTACCCTCTGCCCGAGGGCGACGACTACGAAACCGTGGGCGGTTTGCTCAACGTCATCTACGGCAACATTCCGGAAGTAGGCGACGTGGCCGTGCTCGACAACTACGAGTTCCGGGTGCTGAAACGCTCCCGCCGCGCCGTGGAGCTGGTGCAGCTCCGCGTAACCGACACCGCCGAGCGCGAAGTAGAAGCCGATGAGACGCTGGCACTGTAA
- a CDS encoding protein-disulfide reductase DsbD family protein, producing MRTRLYTYLPALMLALLLGLRAPAQVLTPTKLSTTLSKTTVKAGEELDLVVNARMEDTWHLYATDFDPDLGPTVFTFSFPKSPAYELVGPPKSIGAKKKFDDVFKGDVTYFEKTGQIRQRIRVLQPGPLTIKAGVEYQTCTDVDGRCIPGSETLTFGPLEVTGGAVPPAPAATPATTAPKAAPAPASGGPATAPAPTPAATPATETAPAATTAPEAAAAPVAPAVTPEVSPAAAAPAAVAAAAVPAGTSNQPAGVVLSLWKYLLLAFGAGLVAVLMPCVYPMLPMTISLFTKQSRSRGEAVAKALVYGLSIVAIYTGVGVVLSLVFGADAANLISSHWLPNLLSFVIFVVFGLSFLGLFEINAPSGLVNKVDAQADKGGWSGLFFMAATLVLVSFSCTVPIVGSVAIAAANGELLRPTLGMLAFSVAFALPFVLFALFPTWLKSMPRSGGWLNTLKVTLGFVELAMAFKFLSSADLSYHWGLLPRPVFLAIWIALALLLGLYLLGRYRLSHDSGDATHVTVPRLLLAAGVFAFMLYLIPGLFGAPLNGLSALVPPATRQDFAWLNSGGESAAPATAAANALCSPPQYASRLELPHNLPGYFTLQEALACAREQNKPVFVDFTGHNCGNCRVMEATVWSDPQVLQRLRNDFVVVALYADDKTELPASQWYTSARDQRLKKTIGEQNLDFQISRFNMNAQPYYVLLDPSSTPEQPRQLTPAVAYESDITKFVQFLDAGLARHRQATARR from the coding sequence ATGCGTACTCGATTGTATACCTACCTGCCGGCCCTGATGCTGGCGCTGCTACTGGGGCTGCGCGCCCCCGCCCAGGTGCTGACGCCCACCAAGCTGAGCACTACCCTGAGCAAAACCACCGTGAAAGCCGGCGAAGAGCTGGACCTGGTAGTAAATGCCCGGATGGAAGACACCTGGCACCTCTACGCCACCGACTTCGACCCCGACCTAGGGCCCACGGTGTTTACGTTCAGCTTCCCGAAAAGCCCCGCCTACGAGCTGGTAGGGCCGCCCAAGTCCATCGGGGCCAAGAAGAAATTCGACGACGTATTCAAGGGCGACGTCACCTACTTCGAGAAGACCGGCCAGATTCGGCAGCGCATCCGGGTGTTGCAGCCCGGCCCGCTTACCATCAAGGCCGGCGTGGAGTACCAGACCTGCACCGACGTGGACGGCCGCTGCATCCCCGGCAGCGAAACCCTTACGTTTGGGCCGCTGGAAGTAACCGGCGGCGCCGTGCCACCTGCCCCGGCTGCTACTCCCGCTACCACGGCTCCCAAAGCTGCCCCAGCTCCGGCGTCTGGCGGGCCGGCCACGGCTCCAGCCCCCACCCCTGCGGCAACCCCTGCCACCGAAACCGCACCAGCTGCTACCACCGCCCCAGAGGCGGCGGCTGCTCCGGTTGCGCCGGCCGTTACGCCGGAGGTCAGCCCGGCCGCTGCCGCTCCGGCTGCAGTAGCTGCCGCAGCGGTTCCCGCTGGCACCAGCAACCAGCCGGCCGGGGTGGTGCTGAGCTTGTGGAAGTATCTGCTGCTAGCTTTCGGAGCCGGGCTGGTGGCTGTGCTCATGCCCTGCGTGTACCCCATGCTGCCCATGACCATTTCGCTGTTTACCAAGCAGAGCCGCAGCCGCGGCGAAGCCGTAGCCAAAGCGCTGGTCTACGGGCTGTCCATCGTAGCCATCTACACGGGGGTGGGAGTGGTGCTGAGCCTGGTTTTCGGGGCCGATGCGGCTAACCTCATCAGCTCCCACTGGCTGCCCAACCTGCTGTCCTTCGTCATTTTCGTGGTGTTCGGCCTGTCGTTTCTGGGGCTGTTTGAAATCAATGCCCCCAGCGGCTTGGTAAACAAAGTGGACGCCCAGGCCGATAAGGGTGGCTGGTCGGGGCTGTTCTTTATGGCCGCCACGCTGGTGCTGGTGTCGTTTTCGTGCACGGTGCCCATTGTGGGGTCGGTGGCCATTGCGGCGGCCAATGGGGAGCTGCTGCGGCCCACGCTGGGCATGCTGGCGTTTTCGGTGGCTTTTGCCCTGCCCTTCGTGCTGTTCGCCTTGTTCCCCACCTGGCTGAAGTCTATGCCCCGCTCCGGCGGCTGGCTGAACACGCTCAAAGTGACCCTGGGCTTTGTGGAGCTGGCTATGGCCTTCAAGTTCCTCAGCTCCGCCGACTTGTCGTACCACTGGGGCCTGCTGCCGCGGCCGGTGTTTCTGGCCATCTGGATTGCCCTGGCCCTGCTGCTGGGCCTCTACCTGCTGGGCCGCTACCGCCTCTCCCACGACAGCGGCGACGCCACGCACGTAACCGTGCCGCGCCTACTGCTGGCGGCGGGCGTCTTTGCGTTTATGCTGTACCTGATACCGGGTTTGTTTGGGGCGCCGCTTAATGGCCTATCGGCGCTGGTGCCGCCGGCCACGCGCCAGGATTTTGCCTGGCTGAATTCCGGCGGCGAGTCGGCGGCTCCGGCTACGGCCGCGGCCAACGCGCTGTGCAGTCCGCCCCAGTACGCCAGCCGCCTGGAGCTGCCCCACAACCTGCCGGGCTACTTCACCCTGCAAGAAGCCCTGGCCTGCGCCCGGGAGCAAAACAAGCCGGTGTTTGTGGACTTCACGGGCCACAACTGCGGCAACTGCCGGGTGATGGAAGCAACCGTGTGGAGCGACCCGCAGGTACTTCAGCGCCTGCGCAACGACTTCGTGGTGGTGGCCCTGTACGCCGACGACAAAACCGAGCTGCCCGCCAGCCAGTGGTACACCTCGGCCCGCGACCAGCGCCTCAAGAAAACCATCGGTGAGCAAAACCTGGACTTCCAGATCAGCCGCTTCAACATGAACGCCCAGCCCTACTACGTGCTGCTCGACCCCAGCAGCACCCCCGAGCAGCCCCGGCAGCTAACGCCGGCCGTGGCCTATGAGTCGGACATAACCAAATTCGTGCAGTTTCTGGACGCCGGCCTGGCCCGCCACCGCCAAGCCACGGCCCGGCGGTGA
- a CDS encoding isoaspartyl peptidase/L-asparaginase family protein — protein MTPDKEKAYNEALNQALDAGYAILKRGGTSLDAVEAAVRFMEDSPLFNAGKGAVFTHDGRNELDAAIMDGRTLAAGSVAGVTVVRNPITAARAVMEKSEHVMMVGPGAEQFAREKGLEIVEPKYFYTEARYQQLQKALAEERRPGTPDQLNAPSQSQVAAPAKAPTKTKVKVKPGKPQGSVPPSLIFTEGKKYGTVGAVALDQFGNLAAATSTGGMTNKRYGRVGDAPIIGSGTYADNQSCAVSCTGWGEYFIRATVARDVAARVELQQLPVQQAAQATIDKVAKLGGDGGLIAVDRQGNIAMPFNSEGMYRAYIRATGERQVQIYK, from the coding sequence ATGACGCCCGACAAGGAAAAAGCTTACAACGAAGCCCTCAACCAGGCTCTGGACGCCGGCTACGCTATTCTGAAGCGGGGCGGCACTTCCCTGGATGCCGTGGAGGCTGCCGTGCGCTTCATGGAAGACTCACCCCTGTTCAACGCCGGCAAGGGCGCGGTATTCACCCACGACGGCCGCAACGAGCTGGACGCCGCCATCATGGACGGCCGCACGCTGGCCGCCGGCTCGGTGGCGGGCGTGACGGTGGTGCGCAACCCCATTACGGCCGCCCGCGCCGTCATGGAAAAGTCGGAGCACGTGATGATGGTGGGGCCGGGGGCCGAGCAGTTTGCCCGCGAGAAAGGCCTGGAAATCGTGGAGCCCAAATACTTCTACACCGAAGCCCGCTACCAGCAGCTCCAGAAAGCCCTGGCCGAGGAGCGCCGCCCCGGCACCCCCGACCAGCTCAACGCGCCCTCACAGTCGCAAGTAGCCGCCCCAGCCAAAGCGCCCACCAAAACTAAGGTAAAAGTGAAGCCCGGCAAGCCCCAGGGCAGCGTGCCGCCGTCGTTGATTTTCACCGAAGGCAAGAAGTACGGCACCGTGGGCGCCGTGGCCCTCGACCAGTTCGGCAACCTGGCCGCCGCCACCAGCACCGGCGGCATGACCAACAAGCGCTACGGCCGCGTGGGCGACGCACCCATCATCGGCAGCGGCACCTACGCCGACAACCAGTCCTGCGCCGTGTCGTGCACGGGCTGGGGCGAGTACTTCATCCGGGCCACCGTAGCCCGCGACGTGGCCGCCCGCGTGGAGCTGCAGCAGCTGCCGGTGCAGCAGGCCGCCCAGGCCACCATCGACAAAGTAGCCAAGCTGGGCGGCGACGGCGGCCTGATTGCCGTGGACCGGCAAGGCAACATTGCCATGCCGTTCAACTCCGAAGGCATGTACCGGGCCTACATCCGGGCCACTGGCGAGCGGCAGGTGCAGATTTATAAGTGA
- a CDS encoding AsnC family transcriptional regulator — protein MARNYELDDTDRKILALLIEDAKMPYTEIARKVHVSGGTVHVRMARLEELGIVQGATLKIDYQKLGYGVRAFLGIYLQKSSVYESVVEQLRQIPEVVSIDFTTGAYGIFARLICRDTNHLREVLHEQIQLIEGIERTETLISLEEAFNRPIQLQEAPVERHG, from the coding sequence ATGGCTCGTAATTATGAACTTGACGACACCGACCGGAAGATTCTGGCGCTGTTGATTGAAGACGCGAAAATGCCCTACACGGAAATTGCACGGAAAGTGCACGTGTCGGGCGGTACGGTGCATGTGCGCATGGCCCGGTTGGAGGAGTTGGGAATTGTGCAGGGGGCTACGCTGAAAATAGACTATCAGAAGCTGGGCTATGGCGTGCGCGCCTTTCTCGGCATCTACCTGCAGAAAAGCTCGGTGTACGAAAGCGTAGTGGAGCAGCTGCGCCAGATTCCGGAGGTGGTCAGCATCGACTTCACCACCGGAGCCTACGGCATCTTCGCCCGCCTGATTTGCCGCGACACCAACCACCTTCGGGAAGTGCTGCACGAACAAATTCAGCTGATTGAGGGCATTGAGCGCACCGAGACGCTCATTTCCCTCGAAGAAGCCTTCAACCGGCCCATTCAGCTACAGGAAGCACCGGTGGAGCGCCACGGCTAA
- a CDS encoding energy transducer TonB, producing the protein MRFRYPALLALAAAVRLAPAQSLPAVYLNDRDGATVPDSATHYRIIDRKNELLGTYSMREYALDGTLQLRGMLSSIDPPVRNGLFTWYHAGGGKAGQAHYRNDEADGLYVGWYEDGRVSQRGEYADGQRVGRWITVHRNGQKRSEGRYNAGRPVGEWRYYYDTGQLSAIEMPDRKGKPLALAFFNEDGSPYMGKLHTRVLPEFPGGQAALLSYIARTTTYPKNSRRKGITGAVHVSYMVGEDGRVSQVRVVRGLSPDADQEARRVVASLPAFQPGREYNVPTAMTFTIPIYFAPNFSLVSGLRPAQVPPSEARAAAPDDTW; encoded by the coding sequence ATGCGCTTTCGTTACCCTGCATTGCTCGCACTGGCTGCCGCCGTGCGCCTGGCCCCGGCCCAAAGCCTGCCCGCCGTCTACCTCAACGACCGGGACGGCGCCACCGTGCCCGACAGCGCCACGCACTACCGCATCATCGACCGTAAAAACGAGCTGCTCGGCACATATTCCATGCGCGAGTATGCCCTGGATGGCACCTTGCAGCTGCGCGGCATGCTGTCGTCTATTGACCCGCCGGTGCGCAATGGGCTGTTTACGTGGTACCACGCCGGCGGGGGCAAGGCCGGGCAGGCGCACTACCGCAACGATGAGGCCGACGGCCTGTACGTGGGCTGGTACGAAGACGGCCGCGTGAGCCAGCGTGGCGAGTACGCCGATGGGCAGCGGGTGGGCCGCTGGATAACCGTGCACCGCAACGGCCAGAAACGCTCGGAGGGCCGCTACAACGCCGGCCGGCCGGTGGGAGAGTGGCGCTATTACTACGATACCGGCCAGCTGAGTGCCATTGAAATGCCCGACCGGAAAGGCAAGCCGCTGGCCCTGGCCTTCTTCAACGAAGACGGGTCGCCGTACATGGGCAAGCTGCATACCCGCGTGCTGCCCGAGTTTCCGGGCGGGCAGGCCGCCCTGCTCAGCTACATAGCCCGTACCACCACATACCCCAAAAACTCCCGGCGCAAAGGCATTACGGGCGCGGTGCACGTGAGCTACATGGTGGGTGAAGACGGCCGCGTAAGCCAGGTGCGGGTAGTGCGGGGCCTCTCGCCCGATGCCGACCAGGAGGCTCGCCGGGTGGTAGCCAGCCTGCCGGCGTTTCAGCCGGGCCGCGAGTACAACGTGCCCACAGCCATGACCTTTACCATTCCCATCTATTTCGCGCCTAACTTCTCACTGGTGTCGGGTCTGCGCCCGGCGCAGGTGCCGCCCTCCGAAGCCCGCGCCGCCGCCCCCGACGACACGTGGTAA
- the trxA gene encoding thioredoxin, whose translation MGHKAIEITDATFDQIINSDKPVLVDFWAEWCGPCRMVGPVVEELAGEYEGKAIVGKVDVDSNPQTSAKFGIRSIPTLLVFKNGQIVDKQVGAVPKHVLAQKLDAQVTA comes from the coding sequence ATGGGACATAAAGCCATCGAAATTACCGATGCTACCTTCGACCAGATCATCAACTCTGATAAACCCGTCCTCGTGGACTTCTGGGCCGAATGGTGCGGTCCGTGCCGCATGGTAGGCCCGGTAGTAGAAGAGCTGGCCGGCGAGTACGAAGGCAAGGCCATTGTGGGCAAAGTGGATGTAGACTCCAACCCCCAGACCTCGGCCAAGTTCGGCATCCGGAGCATTCCTACGCTGCTGGTGTTCAAGAATGGCCAGATTGTAGACAAGCAAGTGGGCGCCGTGCCCAAGCACGTATTAGCCCAAAAGCTAGACGCCCAGGTAACGGCCTAA
- a CDS encoding DUF1731 domain-containing protein, with product MLRTAIVLGADGGALPVMARLARLGLSTPQGSGQQWISWVHVVDFCRAVEFLLGQPQLDGVFNVCAPQPLPNADFNGLLDQHLRPRWHLPQPRWLLEVGALLLRTETELILKSRKVVPERLLAAGFRFHYPSCDLALANLLPQLA from the coding sequence GTGCTGCGCACGGCCATTGTGCTAGGCGCTGATGGTGGCGCCCTGCCAGTAATGGCCCGGCTGGCGCGGCTGGGCCTGAGCACTCCGCAGGGCAGCGGGCAGCAGTGGATTAGCTGGGTGCACGTCGTCGACTTTTGCCGCGCCGTGGAGTTTCTGCTGGGCCAGCCCCAGCTGGATGGCGTCTTCAACGTGTGCGCGCCCCAGCCGCTGCCCAATGCGGACTTCAACGGCCTGCTCGACCAGCACCTCCGGCCGCGCTGGCACCTGCCGCAGCCCCGGTGGCTGCTGGAGGTGGGCGCCCTGCTGCTACGCACCGAAACCGAGCTGATCCTGAAAAGCCGCAAAGTGGTGCCTGAGCGGCTGCTCGCCGCCGGGTTTCGCTTCCACTATCCCAGCTGCGACCTGGCCCTGGCCAACCTGTTGCCCCAGCTCGCCTGA
- a CDS encoding NAD-dependent epimerase/dehydratase family protein, whose protein sequence is MQKPTMILAGGTGFLGRNVARYFAYRGFRVVTLSRQPGDSATGMVQWDGRTLGPWAAELEGAAVVLNLAGRSVDCRYHAANKRAILHSRTESTRVLGEAIARCHRPPAVWLNS, encoded by the coding sequence ATGCAGAAGCCCACCATGATACTCGCCGGAGGTACTGGTTTTCTAGGCCGGAATGTAGCTCGTTACTTCGCTTATCGGGGATTTCGGGTGGTGACCCTGAGCCGGCAACCCGGTGATTCTGCCACCGGAATGGTGCAGTGGGATGGGCGGACGCTCGGCCCCTGGGCGGCAGAGCTGGAGGGAGCCGCCGTGGTACTCAACTTAGCTGGCCGCTCGGTGGATTGCCGCTACCACGCTGCCAACAAGCGGGCTATTTTGCACAGCCGCACGGAAAGCACGCGGGTGTTGGGTGAGGCCATTGCCCGCTGCCACCGTCCGCCCGCCGTGTGGCTAAACTCCTAG